ACTGTAGACTGCACATTGACATCTGAGAATAAGTGCATCCGGTCAGTCAGGTTTGGAAAGTCTGATTCAGACATTGAGAATATTTTCCTGTACAATGAGTTTGATTTTAACACCAAATTACTATTCTTCACACTCAAATTGTATAACTCATCTTCCTCCGTGGTACTGCCAGGTCTGTTGTACAGCTGATAGTAGAATTTAGTTGTATAGTTGGAGttggaataatttaaacttttatCACTTATTAAGCcatttttatgttttttaGACGTGTTTTCACAGTTTGCAGAATTTTCGTAGTCATCAATTTTTTGTCTTTTCTGACCTCTTTTACCATTTTTATGCTTGAAActgttaataatagtaacGGTATTAGTGTCTGTGGTATCGGAGTTGAATTGATTTGGATTAAATCTGATGACAGATGAGTCATTTTcataaatgtgtagaggATTAGCGatgtaaaatagtaaataaaacaaGAGTCTGCTGGTATCAATTCCTGAGGAGATAATTGCGAGTCCATTTTGGAAATCTGAGTCTACTCTTTGACTTGTTCCTACACTCTTTGATAAGCTGTGATTCTTCCGCTTATCGAGAGTGCCATgtttaaagtataaaattaaactctCGCGCCATGTCGGTACGAAACTTCTCAATATCTCCTTCTCATATGATAACGGAGGCATCAGTAACACAAGttcattttatcattttttacttaatttatgtttaatttaaagttaattttaggtaATTTTACGGGATTTTAGAGTGATTTGAGGGGATTAGATGTGGAATAATCTGACAGTTTTaggtataaaataatgagtTTGTGTGACcaaattaaatgaaaattaatgagaaaaaattaaaatataatgtaaattaacaacaatttgaataataaatcgGGAAATGGAGAGATTTAGagaaattatttatcagGCAGTTGAAAATGGTCAGAAAATATTTTCCAAAATGTCATTTAATCCACCACTTTCACAAGACGTTCATACAAgtaacttttaaaattatttattaaattgattttattaatttaattatttttttagagAATTTATTACCTCTTCTGGCCAACGGGGAAGCTTACATTCTTCTACGCCCAAAAACTCAAGTTGCTCTACAACTCGCCAAACGGTATAATCAATTGAATTGtctacttaattatatcattaaatatatgattaaatatatacttgATATAATATGTGTAGAAAGGTGGTTGGTAAGGGAAGTACGGTATTAACAACTCATAGGATAGTGTTTATAAAGGACCAGAatgaagattttaaaaaggTTTTTTCAAGCTTAAGTGTACCTTATTCTCACCTCGAACATCCCCTTTTCGTACAACCTCTACTACTCACCAATCACTTCAAATTCACAGTCTACTCCGTATCATCACGTTTAGTAGTAGTAATTATAGcagttaagtatataattaggtAGTAGTTAGGGTAATTAGAGGACCAGTTTGAGAGCTTTTTAGGCCCATTTAACCCTACCCCCGGACATAATTAACCCCTAATTATCACTCATTTAACttcttatttacacataattatCACCGTTGTAGGATAGGAATGGAGCGCATCCTTTTGAGTCTGAGGgtgtgtttaaattattatttgtgtCGGGAGGCGCTCAAGTGTTCTTGAATAtgttttataaattctATGCCAGATACAGGAATAATCCAGCGTTAATGACCTCAAGTAACCCAATGTCAGACCTCAGAGACGATAACTGCGCCTTCGTTGATCCCAGTGATCCCTCACATCTATACTTCACACAACCCGAAACCACTCAAATTCATGATCCCAATTCTACCAATCATACACAAACTAACTCAACCAATCAGCAACAAACTAATCAGTCACAAAATAATCAATCGGAAGGTAATGTAACTGGTCAGACTGAGGAGGGTAATGCAAGAACGGCTGGAGAACCACAGGGAGATAGTGGAACAGGGCATTTAATGAATCAAATAGGCAAATGCTCATCATTATTCCGTATCGGAcgttaatataatttaagtttaattgtaatataataatttaatggaATGTGTCGTATGAGATTCCATCCCTATATGTgtagaaaaataattattttaatttatttataatttattaacaatattaaaaaatgaataattttgaaatttttaatgtaattttgttaataaCTTGAGTAAGTTAAAAGAGTGTTAACATGTCGTTAACGTCAAAGAAGTTCATTTTCCTAAGGAGATTCCTCAGGAAAACTATTATTCCCGCCAGGTAATAACATACaaagttatataattaattactaattagttatataaatataataataatttgagtTGTAGTAATGTGTTGTTTGTGTTGGTATTGTTTGGGATAATATTCTTGGATCACTTTAGCTATAATACTTCGGTACAGGAACACGGCTACCTTAACCGCTACTCACTCAATGAGCTTACAACTTCtgaaattaatcaaatGTACACCACCAAACAGGATTTAATCAGACAGGAATTAAGTAAATCTGACACAGCCAAGTTcagtaaaaataaaataaatcgTATCCTAAAGCTGGGAAAATCAACTAAACCGAATTCTCAATCTCAGTACTACTCACAGAAAAATCATTACTCACATCATACCAACCGTAATACTGATAATAGTACTAAGGATGGTAGGGATGGTAGTACTGAGGACCTGGGTGAAAGATACTCATATTGGTCCTCCGAACCTCATAATGACACACctgaaatatttataactCTAACCAACTTATTGTCGAACATCaataatattgaaattGGATTCAACAAGTTTTTACTCCCCCTGCCCACTGTTAATATCACTAACCACGGTAGTACCCACAGTAGTAACAGTACACTTCATAGAATATCTGGACATAGTGTATTATTCCGTCTGAATTGTTTAAGATGTATGCCAAGAGGTGCTACACTGTTAATAGCTACTGTGAATGCTGAGAACTATAAATCTGACGTAACAAGTGTAACACTTGCGATCGCAGCATTGAGACACTTATCAAGTGCTAAATATCTGTCACAGAATATACTACTGCTCGTGACTATGAGATTACCGTTTTCAGCTGGTACAAGACAATTCCTGCACGATTACTATACCAGTCCATACTTCCAGTACAGATCTGGTACTATCCACAACGCTATGGTATTGGATTTAGGAACAAATAATTGCTCATCATATTTGATATCTTATGAAGGAATTGACGGCTGGTTACCAAATCAAGACATTGTGAATATATTCGTAGAAATTTGTACCGTCGAGGGTCTTACAGTTAGTGTCAGAAGTATGTGGAATACCATCTTCAGAATGGCCGTTAACGTAGATAGGACCAGATCTCACATTTCTCTTCTAGAGAGGAATATTAACTCGTTTTCCTTAATATGTAAACATACTACCGATAGTGACATTGCGGTGAGAAATTCGGAGGAGTTGTTACTCAAATCCCTCGTGCTGGTAATGAGGAATATGAATAACTTGGACACTGTGCTGGAGAGATCGTTTAATTTCTATTACTTTGTGACTACAAATTCTTTCATTTCAATTTCAATTTATAGCCTTGTGGTACCACTACTCTTCATCAGACCCATAGTAAAGTTGTTGCTGGATCCCTTTTTTGATAACTTGCCAATGATCCTGGGTGTGCTATTAGTgttttgtaatatatttgtGGGATCAATTCCAGCGTATCTTATGTTACTAAGAGTGGTCAGGAGTGCCAGTAACCCACCCCAGTCATACACTTTTGATCAGGTTAGACTAGCACTACTACTACTTGTGGTATCTTATGTTGTcatatttttgtttaattcgttattattttacaagaCGAGTAACTTATTTGGCGATGACTACGGGGGCGTAGACTACATTTCCAAGGATTTACTGTTATCTAGggttaataatgtaaatttaaaaaagtttaaacttaaacaaatattacTAAATATCAAACGTAAACTTAAATTCGTCAGGAAAAGTGACTCTGCGGAGACTATGGAGACTACTAGGGAAACCGTGGAGAATCCTGAGGGCACAATGGACAGTAAGGTGGAGAATAGAGTGAATGAAGAGGTAACGTCAGTGATGGGGATGGGATATTATTGGTATATAATGAGATTACCGGACCGTTTACCGAGTATAGAATTGTTTCTATTATATGCAATTTACTTTGTATCTTTATCATTTCTCCTGGGATTATCAGTGTTGAACTGGGCTCTGTCATTTTTACTCTCACTAGTCTTACTAGTGCCACTGAATGTCATCAGTGTCCGTAGTCTGCTGATGAGTAAAGTGACTTCATGTGTTAGCACTGTTTATTTTATGctatttacagtatttttCTACCCGTTTGAGGGTAAAATGAAGATTGTCCGAGCGtttttatttgaaaattttcgaAAAATTTTTAAGCTACTGGGACACTTGCTCGGGTCAAATGTTTTCAAAAATTACAAACTAATTATGGATTTAAGTGGCAAGTTGTTGTATATTTCGGATCACGTATTTGGAGGTAAAACACGGTGGATAAACTCTAGAGGTGATTTATTCCTATTAAGGAAGATTTATTCGGCTTCGGAAAATCACATACTCTTTGGAtcttataatattattattctgCTCTTTATGTTTGGAATAATCGCACACATTCTCTTTTTAAACCTCCTTCTACTCGttaaaaagaaaaataaagttaaactAGATTAATTTACCTATTGTGTTGCCAATTACTTGATAATATTCATAGGGtttaatgtataattttataaatttttaatttttttaaatcatttaaatatatttaaataatttataatttgtaatatatgaAGAAGGAATCTGAAAAGGTAAAGtttttatccaaatttaattctatcacatttttatcacattttccaatcatttacaaatatattaataattttcatatttgATTAGAAAAAATCAGTTAAGGCTGTGAAGAATGAGAAGAAGCGTGAGAGGCAGAGGATTCGAGGCCTTGATCCAAAGGTTGGAAGAAAGGGTAAAAAGATGTCAAAGTTACTAGAATTAAAAGCACAAAAGAAGAAAGAAAAGAGAATAGAGAGAAGGAAACGCAGAGAAGATGAGAAAAGAGGAATTCCAGTAGTTAGAAAAACACCTCATACAATTGAATCTCTAAGAAGATTTGACGAGACTATTGTTGACCCTGAAGACGTCGaagttaaatttgaagAGCAAATCGATGAATTCTCCGACCACTTCTCCAGGAAAGTTACTCCAAAACTACTAATCACATCCACACGGTACTACACATAATTAGTATTTAAGGGTTAATTTAGCCTATTTATCCTGTATTTGTACCCTTTGAGAGAGAATTTTCACTTTTAAACGCATTTTAAATGcttaaaaatgttatttattatgactaaattaactatataaaattaaaatttatttattttgtgaTTAGGAGGCCATCTGAGAAGATGAGGACATATATGAAggaattattattagtcTTATCCAACTCTTATTACTTTGCCGTATGTCGCAAATAAccaattaaattatattagaGGGAAGAGTATAAATTGAAGGAAGTGGTGAAACATGCTACGGAAAATGGATTTAcaagtatattattagtaacTGAGGGCGCTGACAAATTACCTAACGGTCTTTACATATGTTCACTACCAAGTAACATGctaattattaatttggaTTAGGAGGACCGACGACATTTTTTAAGCTTACAAGTCTCAAACTGGCCTCTGAGATGAAAGGTGCTGGAGTATTAGTAGCAACAAAGCCTGAAATTGTACTTAACTCGTTCAATACAAGACTAGGAAGAAGAATAGGTAGACAAATCGCATCACTCTTCCCTCTGGTACTTTTTTACTTAGATTAGTAATTTGGGATTAGGATCCGGAATTTGAAGGTAGAAGAGTTATTACATTCCATAATCAAAGAGATATGATCTTCTTCCGTCATCACAGGTTCAACTAATACCATTTACCCTTACCTATACTACATATCCGAGTTATTACATACCTATACTATAAAACtgagtatatagttaagttaGTGAATGGATGTATAGATATGTATTTCGTAATGAGAAAAAATGTTCATTGAAAGAGATTGGGCCTAGATTTACACTAAAAACACATTTTGTACAGGTAATTAAGTAGATAATGTATTTGGGTTAGGATGGACTATTTGATCTTGACGGTGGTTTATACGAGTTCATCTGGAGACCTGATTTACAAGTCGATAGAAAACGATTCTTCATATAATCTCACAAccaatatactattaactatatattatatatactatatattatattgtaGTATATTGGTATGAGTAATTGTATGTAGATCTGGCAATCTATGAATCTAGAAATGTCTAAAGTTATTAGATCAGATAatataaagtaatttaaaatgaagaCTTTGCGTTACAACGACATTGGTTCATATGACCCTTTAGAAATTGTTCATCTGAAACCTGTGACAGTGGAATTAAATGATGAAGTTATGACGAATAGAGAACATGCTGTAATTAGCTTACGTGGGTATGAGCCACTTAAAGGCTTCATATTCAACAGAGTTGTCAGAACAGACAGAACATCTGGAACGGAAGAACTGATATGGCAAACAACAAACCCCAATGAATATGTCCGTagagtaaaaaattatcGTGGGCAAAATAAAGACAAActttatctaaaatttgtaaatggAGATGTTAAAAAGATGATTAGAGATGAAGGAGTCTGGTCAGAATCTGAACAATTAACTATAAACATAAACTCGAGGAATAAATCTGACAATTGGCGCGGTAGTTTTAGATGTGGATATAGAACTTATGAGGCTGAGTATTcctattttattaaaaggATAGTTTGGGATGATCCAATATCAAAGTCAGAAAAAACCATTTGGGAAACTGAAAACTGCTTAAAATTTGCTAAAAAAGTCGCTTATTCATGTAGGGGTGACGAATATATTGCCATATTGCAAAGGGATAACAATTTTGTAATCCTCAAGCTGGATAAATTTGAGTGGATTGATATAACTGACCAGAGACTAAgtttcaatattttaaaatcatacTACGGTGAATCTAACCTTGATAATAGAAAAAATGAACGCATTGTGTTCAGCTGTTCTTTAGAGTATTTTGGTTTCGTCGTTAGAGTTGTTCCTTACGTTAGAAAAAGTAAGCCAGAAACGGGCAATGAGTGGGATTACAAACTATCATGTGAAGGAAGAGAGCGTTTAGTGTATGATTTTGTTTATGATACTCTGGTTATATTGTATTCAAATGGCATTGTAAGGGAAATTCAGACCAGAATCCCAGGCATAAACCTGccaaaaaatcaaaatgTAATACTCTGCGAAGGCTCAAAAGCTGCTAAAAAAGTTGAAGAAATCTATTGTCAAATAGCCAAAAATTATGAtaagaatataataaacatACTGATTGACAATGACAAAATCGGTTTTCTAACCATTTACTCAATCAATTACTTActactaaaaaataacttattaaacaattatttaactgCTTTTCTTTCAAACATTtctacaaataattttatcatgaACAATAATTCGATGAATTCTCCACTTAACAGTAATCTAGAACTCAATACAAAAAATTCATGTGAAAATACATCGAAAGGTTCATGTGAAAATACATTGAAAGATTCATTGGGAAATGATCCAGTGAAACAAGAAATAACAGAAAAAATGATGAAGGATgagataaataatgtagTGAGCGATGAAATAGGTAATCTAGTAACAAGTTTGATTGAAAACAAGGTAATAGGAAACATTGAATGCGATTCTATTTTACTGAAgaataatgtaatattCACCGACGTAATGGTCGAGAGTATACAAATAGACTTAAATATCAAATATATGAAGGAAAAAACGATATATAACACGCGGACGAGGGATAATTGTAGGGAAATGTACTGTGAACATGTTTTCAAATTTGCAAGGGTTGTAGACTCCAAATGTGAGCCTGGTAACTCGTTGATTTGGGAAACTAAAGACCCTGCAGAGTTCTCCAGAAGATTATCCGTTTTCATGGTCAAGGAAAATGAGAATGATTATCACGATAAATACCTTTGTATACTCCaggataataataaataccTCCTCTTCCTAAGGGATAAGGAATTGAATAACTGGCTTGACATAACCAAGACGAGGGTAAATATGAGTAAATTCCAGTTCTACTACAATGATGAGGAACTTGAAGAGGAAGAATATGAagtaaaatatgaatatttagagtttaaaatatacttcAAATTTGGCTGCAACAAAGTTAAATATGACAATGAAGAATTAATAACAGAAGATATTTCAaagattaatattaatttaccGCTAAGTGCAGTTCAGTCTTATTTGGAAACAGGGAAATTAATAACAATATTCATTAAACATCCAGAAAATGTTCCTGGAGATCTTGAAAATGATGGAGACTTTCAAGAGGATGCTattcaaaaaaataatgaaaagaATGAATTGCAAACAAAAGTTAtctacattaaaatttaaaattaagagATTGCTATAAATTAGGTAGAATTTGCCGTTTCCTCTTTTAAGTGTTTTCGTTAATGCTTTATGGTtgttttattaactattcataatatactttatatttatatatgtgTTTATCTATAGTACTGAGTGTACTTTAGAATATATAGCGTGAATTAGTATAAGAATAGGACTAAATTATGTGTTTTTACACAGTATTAAACAAAAGTCCTGATTGTCTAATActaaatgattttttaaacttaagACGTTGACTTTacttattaattattagatTAAGAAGCATGAAGTGCTAGTGCGCTTACGAGATGATGTGCTGGAAGACCTTCAACGTCGTGAAGACCTGCAACCAACTCGTGGAGGGCGGCTACAAAAGCAGCCATACCAACGGCTTTGGCAGTACCAGGATTTGCTCCTGCTTCGAAGGCAAGGAACACGTGGACTGCACCTCCCAAGGGGTGAAGAACTTCCAAATGGACAAACTTCTTACTCTCCTTGCTACCTACAAAGTGCAAGTCCAAAAGTACTTCGTCTCCGACTGCCTCCCAGACCAAGTGGTTTCCACAGACAACTTTGTTTACCTTGCCGTGGACTGGTCTGACCCATGTGAAGAAATGATCACCCTTGGCAAAAGTCTTGTGAAGGAAAACGGTATCAGGAAGATCACCAAGAGGACATACACCGACTTCAACTGCGGTTTTATCACCTTCACCGTGTTTCCCGTATAGGACAAATTTCAAAGGCTTCAAGTCTAATACCTCTGCTGATACATAGATGCCAGAAGTCAATGCCGCTAACAAAGCCAATGTAACAAACTTCATCATTACTATCAACTAGTTGGTATTTTAGTTGTTATTTGGATGAATTCCAACTGTGAATTACTATTCCCATTCCTAATGGGGAGAACACCACAACTTATTCCTCCCCATTAACACTGACATATTTCTCGTCTTATCCTCATTTTCCACAATATTAACACCATTTTTactagtataataatacttatagtataatatacagTTAACTGTCTTAGTAATAGGCATCCTAAGTATGATATATAGcaataaatatatagtGTGTGCCATCAAGGGGATTCTATACTAGCATAATCAAGCAcaatatagtatagtaatagtataatacgTATCTAAAACCCTAGTACTCCATTATACCCTATGTAATATACAATCAATAATCTATACTAAACCCTAagtattaagtatataatgtgTGTAGCAAATTAATTCTATGTTACATTTTACAAAACCGCTTCATATGTCATACCAATTGCCTAAACAAAAGGTTATACAAGTTGACTGAAGTGATAAGTAAAGGTGTGTGTGGTACCTGTTGGAATATTTCATTTTGATTAATTGTTCATCCATGGTGAATTTCTGGGATTTAAACTGTGAGTATTCATCTTTTAATAGTGAAAAAACATCAAATTTAACCTTGACAACTGCAAAGTCATCTTCTTGTTCTTGTGATTTCGGCTTaattttcttcttcttcttcaaaCTTGCGACGTCAGATTTAGTGAACATTTTAACAGATTCAGCCAAGTCTACATCATTTTTAGAGCTTAAAATGCCCTTAGAGTCTCGGAATTTAGGTACCCAAATCTTTGGCTTTGTCACTGGCTCCTCTACCTGCTGTTCCACTTCTCTAGGCCAAATCTGCTGAGTTTTACGCTCCTGCGACTCTTTTACAGAGTCTTCAGGCTCTCCATTTTCAACTGTTTGGACTATTTTTACCAGATTCGGACCAAAATTTGATGGAGCCTGTATAGCTTCATCACTCTCATCACTACTCACACGCCATTCATTATCATGTTCAGACTGAGCTTCCTCCTGCTCCTCAGCGTCTTTATCTTGCTGTTCCTCCTCACTTTGCTCCTCAGTTTTCTGTAACAGCGTCGAAGCCTTCACGGCAGTCTTCTTCCTCCTCTCCAAAAATGATACCAACGTATTTGCCATAATAATTCtaccaataatttataaattaatgttaaaaatatttatttaaataaaaaaattgaaaattgaagttatttaatttgtttgataaaattCGTTCCACAACACCATCATCTTTAcagtaatatttataattattaatttttttatttatatacaaaatagagtaaatagaatgtaaaataaacacatttttaagctataaaaattaattttaaagttaaaattttctatcCAGAACACATAATTAACCCCTAACTAGCACTAACTAATGAATATTATAGTTGATAagatattaatatttggGTATTTTAATTCCAAAGAGTTCCAGTCTTCTTGCCAGTGAGGTGTAGATGCTATTCAGCTCTTCCGTATCGTCCACTCCTCCCAAGACTCCTGAACTCGCCGTACTCAACAGTATCACATTATTCGAGCTATTGTGAGTCGTAACAGGGTGATTAGTAACGGGGTGATTGGTACCAGTGTGTGTGTTCAGGGTGCCGTTATTCTGCGAGTTAACTGTGTTATAGTTCCCGTTGTAGCCTCCATTATAACCGCCAACGCAGTTGTAATAACGTTGAAAGAGCCGCTGtagtattttaatgttaatatttgGTATTTGGGCTTCACCGTTGTTACTATTACTGAGTGAGTAAACTTCCATAACAACTTGTGCCGCCTCCTTGAACAGTGATCCTCTGCTTAACCCTTGAATTATAGTCTCAAAAGTCTTGGC
The Theileria parva strain Muguga chromosome 3 map unlocalized ctg_530, whole genome shotgun sequence DNA segment above includes these coding regions:
- a CDS encoding Gaa1-like GPI transamidase domain protein yields the protein MSLTSKKFIFLRRFLRKTIIPASNVLFVLVLFGIIFLDHFSYNTSVQEHGYLNRYSLNELTTSEINQMYTTKQDLIRQELSKSDTAKFSKNKINRILKLGKSTKPNSQSQYYSQKNHYSHHTNRNTDNSTKDGRDGSTEDLGERYSYWSSEPHNDTPEIFITLTNLLSNINNIEIGFNKFLLPLPTVNITNHGSTHSSNSTLHRISGHSVLFRLNCLRCMPRGATLLIATVNAENYKSDVTSVTLAIAALRHLSSAKYLSQNILLLVTMRLPFSAGTRQFLHDYYTSPYFQYRSGTIHNAMVLDLGTNNCSSYLISYEGIDGWLPNQDIVNIFVEICTVEGLTVSVRSMWNTIFRMAVNVDRTRSHISLLERNINSFSLICKHTTDSDIAVRNSEELLLKSLVLVMRNMNNLDTVLERSFNFYYFVTTNSFISISIYSLVVPLLFIRPIVKLLLDPFFDNLPMILGVLLVFCNIFVGSIPAYLMLLRVVRSASNPPQSYTFDQVRLALLLLVVSYVVIFLFNSLLFYKTSNLFGDDYGGVDYISKDLLLSRVNNVNLKKFKLKQILLNIKRKLKFVRKSDSAETMETTRETVENPEGTMDSKVENRVNEEVTSVMGMGYYWYIMRLPDRLPSIELFLLYAIYFVSLSFLLGLSVLNWALSFLLSLVLLVPLNVISVRSLLMSKVTSCVSTVYFMLFTVFFYPFEGKMKIVRAFLFENFRKIFKLLGHLLGSNVFKNYKLIMDLSGKLLYISDHVFGGKTRWINSRGDLFLLRKIYSASENHILFGSYNIIILLFMFGIIAHILFLNLLLLVKKKNKVKLD
- the rpf1 gene encoding Ribosome production factor 1, which translates into the protein MKKESEKKKSVKAVKNEKKRERQRIRGLDPKVGRKGKKMSKLLELKAQKKKEKRIERRKRREDEKRGIPVVRKTPHTIESLRRFDETIVDPEDVEVKFEEQIDEFSDHFSRKVTPKLLITSTRRPSEKMRTYMKELLLVLSNSYYFAREEYKLKEVVKHATENGFTSILLVTEGADKLPNGLYICSLPRGPTTFFKLTSLKLASEMKGAGVLVATKPEIVLNSFNTRLGRRIGRQIASLFPLDPEFEGRRVITFHNQRDMIFFRHHRYVFRNEKKCSLKEIGPRFTLKTHFVQDGLFDLDGGLYEFIWRPDLQVDRKRFFI